The sequence below is a genomic window from Anaerocolumna chitinilytica.
CTCTACAATCTTATTAACAGAGCGGAATATCTAAAAAATTCCATGGCAGGACGTAATATTCTAGCCCAGAACCTGCCCTTAGAAACAGTCAAGATGGCAACGGCTGTTTTGGCCACGGGACCTATCATCCTTGCGTATCCCATGGTACAAAAGTATTTTATATCCGGTATTACCGTTGGAGCCGTGAAAGGATAAGTTATTGAAAATTCCATTTGGTCTGACCGATTGTGCGCAGGTTGGCTGGATTGATTGGGGTTCAATATAAAGTAGTTAGATTCAAAAACTATAGTATGGGAGATATAAAATGAAAAAAAGATGGATTTCAATGTTTTTAGTATTCGTTCTGATAGTTTTTTCTTTTACGGGCTGCGGTAAATCCGATTCAAAGGAAACTACAGGCAAAACAACAGAATCAGGGGATGCTGCCGGACAGAATAAATATAAAGGTCCCAGCGGAAATACGCCTGTCATAGACGGGAAAGTTGATACCTCAAAATTTGTTACCGTTAAGATGTTAGTTTTAGGTGACCCCCCAAAGGGTGGCGCTGACAAAAGAGTGCTGGAACAGCTAAATAAGATCTTTAAGGAAAAGCTGAATGCAGAGCTGGATATTCAGTGGATTGAATGGAATAACTATGCTACAAAATACCAGATGGAATTGGTTTCCGGCAGCGATATTGATCTTATATTCACAAGTTCAACCTGGTTGAATTTATGGGACAATGCAGAAAAAAGTGCATTTATGGACCTGACAGAGATGCTTCCCCATTACGCACCCCAGTTGTGGGCAGATACGAAAAAGGAAGAATGGGAAGGCTGTACCTACAAGGGGAAAATTGTTGCACTGCCGGAACATAGAAAATGGCAATTATCCACTCCGTTATTCGTTTACCGCGCAGACTGGGCAAAAGAATTTGGAATCGATAAAGTGGACTCCACTGATACATTAGAACAATACTGCAAAGCGATTTTAGCAAATAAACCGGGTGTAATTCCATACAATGTAGGCGGAAGTGCAGGCTCCAATGAATTATATGCTATGTGGCTGCGCCAGGATACCGATTATGTTTTAGGTGCCGGCAGCGTAGGTATGGCAGTACCGGTAACAAATAAAAGTATCGATGAACCCTGGACTTCCGTTTCACCGGTATTTGATGATAAATTTCTTGATTTTGCTGTGAAAATGAAGGAGTGGGGCGATGCAGGATTTTGGCCCAATGATGTAATGTCAACTACCGTTGATACAAAAGCTGCGTTTCTTGCAGGAAACTCCGGACTCTACAGTGTTAACGTAGCTAACTATTATCCTTTATTCCAGGAGATGGCAAAGGAAAATCCGAAGGCTGAGTTAGGCGGATTTTTCTTTGATGAAAAAAGAGGTTTTGCGATTTCTGACGTTGTAACCCAGGATGCCTGCTCCATTACTGCAAATGCAAAGAACCCGGAAAGAGCTCTTATGATGTATGACTTGTTTCAATATGATCCTGAAGTTTACCGTTTGACCCAGTATGGTATTGAAGGAGAGCAATACGTTATCAATAAAGACGGATATCGTGAAAAGCCTGCCAGCTACAAGGAAGAGAAGGATTCTTATTATTGGGATATGTGGAGTACCAGAAATGATGCTCTTGAAGTGCCGGAATTTAATCCATATAAAGACAAAATCGATGAAATTAATGCTATGATTAAGCCTTGGACACGAATGAATCCCTGGGGTTCCTTTATTGTAGATACTTCTAATATGAATGCACAGGTAACAGCAATAAATGAGGCTGGAACCACCTGGCTTCCGGCAATTCAATTCGGTAAAGCGGGTGATCCGGCAGATGCCGTAAAACAGTACCGTGATGCTTTAACCAATGCCGGCATCGAGGATTATATGAAGGAAGTAGAACGCCAGATGCAGGAGTTTAATAAAAAATAATGTAATACAAATGTAAATAAATAGAGAAAGAAAGGCTGCCAGAAATAGTCATGTACTATCGTTGCAATCATGCTAATATGACAGCCTTTATTTTATAGGATACTTATCTTTGGAGGGAAATATGGATAGTTTTATTGGTTGTGATTTTGGAGGTACAAAGCTGTTAATCGGTGAGATTGATATGCAGGGGAACATATTGGGGATGAAAAGGTATGAAACCGGTATTAAGAATCACAGGGAAGCAGCGGACCGAGTTCTGGAGTGTTTAAACGACTATATCAGCAAAGTTGGATTTATAGGATCTCCGGCAGCAGTTGGCGCAGGCGTTGTGGGTGTAGTTGATTATGAAAACGGGATATGGAAATCAATGGACCATATAGAGACAAATCCAATTCCCCTTGGGAAGCTTATTTCAGAGAAATTGAATATACCCGCTTATATAGATAATGACGTAAAATGTGCAACTGGTGCGGAGATGATATTTGGTCATGGTAAGGATAGCCAGAATTTTATCTACTTAAATATCGGAACCGGCATAGCCGCAGGAATTGTATCAGAAGGAAGATTAATTCGGGGAGCAAATAACAACAGTGGTGAGGTTGGGCATAGTGTGATTGATCTCACAAGAGAAAACCAATGTATTTGCGGCAGAAAGGGATGTGTTGAGAGTCTCGCCTCCGGGTCGGGTTTACATGCCCAGGCGCTTTGTTTATATGATGATTTTGAAACAAAGCTTAGCAGACCGAGTGAAGGAAACAGAGTCAATGCGGCTGAAGTATTTCGTTTATCGGAGGAAGGCGACCCCTTATGCCATAAATTAACCCAACAGCTTGAAGATCAATTAGCTAATTTAATTATGAATATGGTAAGAGTTTCAGATCCGGATACGATTATTTTGGGTGGCGGTTTAGTTAGTGACGGCTGGCTTCTGCCGAGAATCAAAGAAAAATTGAATCCAGCAACCATGCGCGGTGTAAAAAACGGAGTTATTTTATCCAGCTTCGACCCAAGATTTGTCGGATTGATAGGTGCTGGCGCAATCGGACTAATTGGACTTCAACATCAAAAATAATATATTTAAGGAGAGAATTAGTATGAATATAATAATTGCAGAAAATGAACAAAGGTTTGATCAGATAGCAGCATGGAAAATTATCGGTCAGATGCTGTCAAAGCCGGAGAGCTTGATTGGGCTTTCAACCGGGCAGACTACTATGAATATGCATCGAATTGTCAGCGAAATATACAAAATGAATCCTTTTGATACGTCGAAGGTACAGGTTTTTAACGTGGATGAGTTGATTAATCTGCCAAGAACCTATTCCGGCAGCTGCTATGCCATGATAAAAAGCCAGTTGTGTGATTCCTTAAATATTCCGGAAGAACATTTTATTATGCCGCCGACTTTTAGTGAGGATTTTGAACTGGAGTGTAAAAAGTTTGATCAGGCATTAGAGGCAGCGGGCGGGATTGATCTTCAGATGCTTGGTATTGGCTGGAATGGGCATATCGGTATCAATCAACCGGGAACACCCTTTGAAAGTACGACCTGGGTCTCTCCAATGGATCCGATATTTGAGGAAAAAGTTCGCAGGGAGACCAAGGTAGACGAGAATTATTATCTTGGGGGTCTGACTCTTGGGATCAAGAACATTATGCAGGCGAGAAAGGTTGTCCTTATTGCAAAGGGAAGACAAAAAGCAGAGATTATCAAAAAGGCACTTCAGGGGCCGGTTACCGTTGATATTCCGGCATCTGTATTACAACTGCATCCAAACTGTGAAGTTTTATTGGATACAGAGGCAGCATCAATGCTATAATTAGAGTATGTATGTAGAATTGCGTTGGAAAGGGCATGGGTGTTAGTGTGTGTAAATATAATGCAGTGATATTTGTAAGTCCAATGGGACATGATGTAAACCGGGTATGTACGATTTTAAGCCGCTGGCTTAATGAAACCGGGCTCTTTTTTGTGGAAGCCGCAGGAACCTATCCCGGAGCAGAATATTCCATTGAAAGCTATATGCTCAACAAAGAAAAAGCAGCTAAGACAGATCTTTTTATTTTTCTCTGCTCTGATGAGTATTGGTCTAACAGGGAAATAGAGTTATGTCTGGCAGAAGAAGTAAAGAAGGGGAAGGGTGTTTTATTCTACCACGGATTGCATCCCTGCTTTGGAAATAATCCTGAGATAGAGAAGATGATCGGGCTTTTGTGGCGGGAGACGGCAACTCACGGTGATTTTAATTACTGGGATATTACGATATCAGACCTGCCTGATAAAGGGAGACATCCAATTACAGAGGGTGTCGGTAATTTCCGGACAGCCGACGAGTTATTCTGCAGGCTGGAAAACCCATGGAATGTTCCGGTGCAAGTACTTGCAACCGCTTATTCTGATCCTGAAGTGATATCCAGATGGGGTCATACGGGAACCGGATATGAAGAACCGGTATTAACGGTTGGAAATTACGGCAAGGGTAATACGGTTAACTTTATCTTGGGCCATGTCTGGCCCTTTTATACCGGGCACGGTCTGACGGAAAATACAACAATTGCACTGGAACCTGCAGAGTTTAAAGCCATGTTCTTAAGAAGCTGTGAATGGGCAGTGACCGGACAGGTACTTGTAACGAAGGAGTGCTAGGAGGATTCGATAATGAAAGAGGAGTTTCGTAAAGAGCTTATCCAGAGCGGATTTATACATAGGCCGTTACCCCTTTATGAAGACGGAAGATTGGAGACCGGTCTGCTAAAAAGAAAGGTCTTGGAGCGCAAACCTATATGGGCGGACTCTATATATCCGAAACTGCATCATAGCGGAGAAGGAACCGTTTCAGTTGAAACAAATGATGGCACACAGACGATTAAGCTTATGGGAACATCTATTACCTATTGCTGGCCGGAGGCCATGAGTCCCGATGGAGACTGTGCTTTTTATGGAACTGTTCATGCTAGAATCGAACTTGAACATGAAAATTGGGAGCAATTCCACTGTATGGTATTTGAGGTTAAGCCGGTTTGTGAGGGAGTACGCAGTGTTAACTTAAATCTAGGAATCCGAAATGAAGGTAAAGTGAAGGTTCCTGATGAATATTACAGAGAAGGCACCCATGTCGTTAATCTGAAAAATGGTGAATGGAACCCATGCCTCTGGGAATTCGGAAGTATGGGAAGGGATGAGATCACAGAACTGGATTTTAGCTGCAGATTGAATGGAAAAGATACCTCCTCCGGTGATAAGGTCACTTTTTACATTCGAAAGGTATATCTTCAAAAGGTAATGGAACCGGAGCCGGACAAAGGTTGGCTCTGCAGTACTGAAAAAATCTCATATTCTTCCTCCGGTTACTTTAGTATCGGCAAAAAATTTGCAGTTACTGCTAGAAAATCAGAGACGTTTCAACTTTTGGAGGCAGATACCCATAAGATAATTTATGAAGACAGGGTAAGACAGCAGGTCTTTCAAGGGTCAGAATATTTTATCATGGATTTTTCCGAGGTAACGAAAGAAGGAACCTATATTCTCCGCTGTGATGGATTGGAGACAAGACCTTTTCCTATTTCTGAAAATGCTTTCGAGGAAGCTCTCTGGAAGGTAATTAATTTTATATTCTGTGAAAGATGCGGTTACCCCGTTCCCGGAAAGCATGGAAAATGTCATCAGGATGTTGTGGCGAAGCATAATGGAACGCTCCTGTCCTTTGGGGGAGGATGGCATGATGCAGGGGATATGTCACAGCAGTTGATTCATACGGCAGAGGTAACCCTGGCGTTGCTAGAGATGGCAGACGCCCTTGAAAAACAAAAGATAAAAGAGCACAAAACTGAGCAGGATATTTATGGAACCCTGCTTCAAGAACGTCTTTTGGAAGAAGCTATGTGGGGACTGGAATTTGTCCTGAACAGCCGATTCGGAGACGGGTACCGCGCCACCAGTGCGGGATTGGTTCGCTGGACCAACAATCGTATCGGGGATGAGGATGATGTGGAGGTGCGCTGTCATAACCATGCCTTCGAAAATCTTCTGTGCAGCGGGATTTGCGCAGTGGCCTCCAAATTGTTGGCGGATAAGGACAAAGAGCTTGCCTGGAAATGCCTGGAGGCAGCAAAAGAAGATTATACCTTTGGCATTAACCGATTTGAAGAAGTGGGGATGGAGCTGCCGATTATGTGGGAGCATACCTACTCCTCTTCAAAATCCCAGTACTATTCCTTAATTGTCTGGACTTCCTCTATTCTTTTTGAGCAGACGAAGGATGAAGTCTATAGTGGCAAGGCTGCCTTGTACGGAGAGAGACTTCTTAATTGTCAGGAGCAGGAGGTAAAGGCCGGTGAATTTACCGGGTTTTTCTATCGGGATGAGAGCAGGAAGGAAATTGTTCACTACAGCCATCAATCAAGGGAGTATATGTTTATAGAGGCACTGGAGCGCTTATGCCTTTCTCAGCCGGAACATTCGGATTTACCGAAGTGGGAGCGGGGTATACAGCTTTACGGGGAGTATTTGAAACAACTAATGGAATATGCTAGTCCTTATCATATGATACCGGCAGGCTTATACCATGAAAGTGAAACAGAATATAAGGACACTTTTAAAATAATGCATCTTCTGGTGGATTACGAGGAACAGAAGGTTAATTATCAGAAGCAGCTTAAAGCGGGAGTTGAATTAAAGGACGGTTATTATGTTCGTAATTTTCCGGTCTGGTTCTCTTTTCGCGGGAATACGGCTATCCATCTTGCCATGGGTAAGGGAGCTGCCGTAGCAGGAGCATATCTAAAGGATAAGGAATTGCTGTCATTTGCCAAAGAACAGCTTTATTGGATTGGCGGCAGAAATCCTTTTCATCAGTCCCTGATGTATGGGGAAGGGGAACGTTACGCTCAGCAATATGCGGTTATGCCTGGTGAAATGACAGGAGAACTGCCGGTAGGTATTCAGACAAATGAAAATGAAGATATTCCCTATTGGCCCCATAACAATAATGCAACATATAAAGAGGTTTGGACCTCTTCTGCCTGCAGGTGGCTATGGCTGCTGGCTAAAATATATCAGAATGAAAGATAACATATCTTTTACAGCATGGAGGTTGTGATGATAAAAATAGGATTTGTGGATCAATACCTGGATAATTGGCATTCCAATCATTATCCGGAGTATCTTCTGCTGGCAGCAGAGTTATACGGGATAGATGCCAAAGTAACACATGCCTTTGCAGAAATGGATCATCCGGATGCCGTATATGGCTTAACGACCGAGGCCTGGTGCGAAAAATATAATTGTATTCATTGTAAAACCTATGAGGAGCTCATTGAGAGTGTGGATGCTATCATGGTAATGTGCGCGGATGATTGCCTGCCTCATGAGTCATTGGCACAGGAAGCGTTAAAGAGCGGAAAACCGGTTTATTGTGATAAGACATTTGCTCCTACCTTTGAGGCGGCAGCCAGAATGTTCCGGTTAGCTGAAGAATATCATACACCAGTGTTTACTTGCTCTGCCCAACGTTTTTGCATGGAACTTTTAAGTTTTCAAAAAATGGAGACAGAGGAAATAGAGTATTGTTCTACCACCGGTCCGGGAGATATGGTAAACTATTCGATTCATCAGTTTGAGATGTTAGAAGCTTTAATGGGACCGGGTGCTATTAGGTGTCAGGCTCATCTGTCCGGTGAAGCTGTTCATATTCTGTATCAGTATGAGACGGGCAGAATGTGTACCTTTACTCAAGGCAATAAAATGCCCTTTCATTTATTTGCGTCAACAAAAAGAGAGGGTATTAAGGAAATTGCTGTTTCGGACTACTATATGAATTTTATGAATAAATTACTGCATTTCTTTCAAGACAGGGAGCAGCTTCCGGTTGCCAAGGAAGAGACCTTGGAGATTATGGCAATGCAGCAGGCCGGCAGATGGGCAATACAAAACCCCGGCGAATGGATTACTATAAAGTACAACAGCAGTGTAATGCAGAATAAGGAGATAGAATGTATTTAATACCTGAGCCGGTTTGTATTAAGTTTACTGGGGAGAAATGCTTTCGATTATGTTATAACTGTAGGATAATTTTATCCCCTGAGAGTGATTCCCAGACCTTTTTACATGCCCGGATATTGAAAAAAGCTATTTATCAGGAATTGGGATTTGATTGTCCTATCAGCAAGGGAAGCAAGACAGAGGGAAATATCTTTTTCTCCTTTAATAATACTTTAAAAACAGAGGAATATCATCTGTCTATTACAGAATTAGGGGTGGAAATAAGCGGCGGGAGCAATGCCGGAATTCTTTATGGAATCCAAACTCTTAGACAGATTATAAAAGAGCAGGGAGCAGTACTGCAAGGAGTTGAGATAAAGGACTTTCCGGATATGGCGAATCGTGGTTATTATCATGATATTACCAGAGGCAGAATACCAACGCTGGAAACCCTGAAAGCACTGGCAGATAAAGCTGCTTACTATAAGCTGAATCAGCTGCAGCTGTATATTGAACATAGTTTCTTGTTCCGTGATTTCAGTGAAGTATGGCGTGATGATACGCCGCTTACAGCGGAGGAAATACTTGAATTTGACAGCTACTGCAAGAATCTCCATATTGACCTTATTCCTTCTATTGCAAGCTTTGGCCATCTATATAAGGTTTTGCGAACCCATACATATGCCCATTTATGTGAACTTGAGAATTCAGATCAGGAACCCTTCTCTTTTTATGAACGAATGGCACATCATACTCTGGACATATCCTCAGAAGAAAGTTTTCAATTTGTTGTCAGAATGATAGAAGAATATATGCCCCTATTTTCATCGCAGTTTTTTAACATCTGTGCAGATGAGACCTTTGACCTTGGAAAAGGGAGAAGTAAGGGCCTTTCAGATAAAATCGGGACCAATGAAATGTATATTATCTTTTTGAAACGGATTTGTGCATTTATTATCTCTATGAAAAAAATACCCATGTTTTGGGGAGATATCATATGTGAGATACCCGAGGCAATTCAAGAGTTGCCGAAGGAAACTATCTGCTTGAATTGGGGCTATGCGCCTGACCATAGTGAGGAAGGCACAAAAAAACTTGCAATGGCTGGGGCAACACAGTATATATGTCCGGGAGTCAGTGGCTGGAACCGGCTGATAAATGATTTAAGAACTTCCTATGATAACATCAAAAGAATGTGTTCTTTCGGAAGAAAATATGGAGCCATAGGTATTTTAAATACGGATTGGGGTGACTTTGGGCACATCAATCACCCAGAATTTTCTACTGCTGGCCTAATATACGGGGCAGTGAACTCGTGGAATGAACATATTCCCGAATTCGAAGCTTTAAACGAATCTATATCCTATCTGGAATATGGAGACCCATCAAAGCAATTCTTGCATATTATCTCTCAGCTGGATGAGGCGGTTGTGGTATCCTGGTTTGAAGTTATCTGCTTTAAGGAGCTCAAAACAGGGCAGCTTAAACGTGAGCCCTATTCACCGGTATTAAAAGAAATAACCCTGGAAAAGGTAAGAATAGCAAATGCTCTTTTAGAGAAAGCAATTCAAAGGATATATGAAATTATTTCAGGGGCAAAGAGAGAAAAACGAAGTCTTTATGGCGCTTATATTCTGGCGGCAGAAGGCATTAAGCTGTGGAATGAAATCGGCGGGGTCGTATCCGGCTGTGATACCGTAATCAAGAAAGAAGAGATTAATGAACTGGCTGTACGCCTGGAATATTGGTATCATGAATATAAGAAACTATGGCGCAGTACCAGTAAAGAAGCGGAGCTTTACCGTATTGGTGAGGTTATATTCTGGTATGCGGATTATTTAAGAAAATTAAATTAGCAAAGATACATTAACAAAAGATACATTAACAAAAGATATATTAGCAAAAGATACATTAACAGAAGATGCATTAGCAAAAGATACATTAGCAAAAGATAAGGGGCTGTCATGAAAGGAAGCTCTGGAGAGATATCTTGCCTCACTCAAAAAGTGTAGTATGTCAAGACATCTCACCGGAGCCTTCTATTCCTGCAGCCCTTTGTTATAGAAATACTTCCCTTATCTATTTATTCTTTTAGCGGTAAGACGCCCTTAATATCGCAAGGCAGTCTCCTTTTGTAAGCGGAGCCGGGTCAACCTCGAATAACCCGCCCATGGTTTCATAAGCCTTCTCCACATACTTTTTCAGTTCTGCTTCTTTTATTCCGTAATCAGACATCTTAAGCTCCGAAACCCCGCAAGCCTCCTGTAATTCTGTAAGGGCATATACAAAATCCATAGGCTCCTTCGCATCTTTCTTACCTAATGCCTTTGCCATATGAATAAGCCTATCATCACAGCTATGGGACATAGCAAAATGAGTATAATAAGCGCGGCTTATCATTATGAGACCTGCTCCATGAGGCAGGCTTGGGTGATAAGCACTTAAAGCATGCTCTAAGGAGTGCTCGGAGGTGCAGCCGGAGGTGGATTCTACCATGCCGGATAGAGTATTGGCAAGAGCAACCTCTTCTCTGGCTTTGTCATCCTTGCCATTCTTTACGGCAGAGGGAAGGCTTCTTCCGATTAATTCAATAGCTTTTAAGGCATACATATCACTCATAACAAAAGCAGTTTTATTGATGTACCCCTCAGTGCTATGAAATAAGGCATCAAAACCCTGATAAGCGGTCAGGTGGGGCGGAACGGTTAGCATTAAGTCCGGGTCGACAACGGAGAGAACCGGGAAAGTCTTATCATAGCCAAAGCCGATCTTTTCTTCTGTATCTTCTTTCGTAATAACAGTCCAGGGATCAATTTCCGTACCGGTACCAGCCGTAGTAGTAATAGCTACTACAGGAAGGGGGGCATTAGGTACGGGAAGTCCTTTTCCGCTGCCACCGCCAATATAATCCCAATAGTCTCCTTCATTAGCTGCCATAACGGCAATAGACTTGGCTGAGTCAATACTGCTGCCGCCTCCAAGGCCGATGACAAAATCACAGCCCTCTTTCTTTGCAAAGGCAGCGCCTTCCATTACATGGGATTTAATTGGATTGGGAAGAATCTTATCAAATACGGCATAGGAAACATCTGCAAGGACAAGTTCTTTCTCAAGCCTGTCCAAATATCCATTTTCCCGGATTGATTTTCCGGAGGAAATCACAATAAGGGCTTTTTTTCCCGGGAGTTTTTCTAAATGAAGATTATTAAGCTGGCCCTTGCCAAATAGTAATTTCGTAGGGATAAAATAATTAAAATTCATATGCTGCATCCTTTTTCTGATTATTTGGGTTTTTAGCCAGAAACCCATAAACTGGATATTTATTACTTTCTAGTATACGCCATAGAGTTAACTACAAGTCAAGCTTTTTTAATATGATACGTGAAACCTGCTTAAGTTCAAGTGTATGAAGTTATTATTAAAACATTCAGAGTTTCCCTAACAGATTATTATTTATTTGGATAATGATTTAAATCACCGAATGCAGCTCAATGTTTTGATATATTAAGGGTATAAATTTCGCAGGAAAGTAATTATGGGTTTTTTACATATTACTGCTTAAAGAATATTTAACCGTCAATAATCTGATTGGAGGACAAGTACTTATGGAAAAGAAAATAATAGATTTAAATAAATCAGTTTATGAACTGTGCAGCAGCGATGATGCACTGCCTGAAATACTTTCAGAACTAGGGTTTACGGATATTACGAAACCCGGAATGCTTATGACGGCAGGAAGATTTATGACCCTGCCCAAAGGAGCACAGATGAAGAAAATAGACCTTTCTATCCTCAAAGAAAAGTTGATTGAGAAAGGTTATGATATCAAAGAATAGATAGATTAAAGGAGGATGTACTATGAGCGAGAGTATTAACAACAGAGAGTATCGGCAAAAGGTACTAAAGCAGGTGATTACGGAGCTCCATGAAGGTAAGACGGTAGAAGAAGTAAAAGGTATATTTGAAGCAGCTTTTCAAGGGGTTTCGGCAACTGAAATATCAGAAGCAGAAGGAGCTTTGATGGCCGGAGGTCTTCCTGTGGAGGAAATACAGCGTCTGTGTGATGTACATGCAGCTGTTTTTAAGGGTTCCATTGAAGAAATTCACCAGCCCACAGACCAGACCCAGATACCGGGGCATCCGGCCAATACTTTAATCAGAGAAAATCGCGTTATTGAGAAAATCATAGAAAAGGAATTAAGACCTTACTTAAAAGAGGATACAAAAGAAAACCTATCAAATGTTGCTAACGGCCTTCAAAAGTTATCTTCCATTGATGTTCATTATCTGCGAAAGGAGAATCTTATCTTTCCTTATATGGAAAAGTACGGGATTACCGCACCGCCTAAAGTAATGTGGGGTGTAGATGATGAAATCCGGGACATGATAAAAGAACTGCAGAATAATCTGAACAACCTGGAGTGGGTACAGATACAGGAAAAAGCAGAAGAGGCTATCACAAAAATTACAGAAATGATTTTTAAGGAAGAGAATATACTGCTGCCCATGCTTTTAGAAACACTTACACAGGATGAATGGAAGAAGATTGCCGCAGAGAGCGGTGAACTGGGGTACCTGGTAGAGAAGGTTCCGGCATGGAATCCGGTGGAGGAATACCAGCCGGCTGT
It includes:
- a CDS encoding DUF1858 domain-containing protein, whose product is MEKKIIDLNKSVYELCSSDDALPEILSELGFTDITKPGMLMTAGRFMTLPKGAQMKKIDLSILKEKLIEKGYDIKE
- a CDS encoding iron-containing alcohol dehydrogenase produces the protein MNFNYFIPTKLLFGKGQLNNLHLEKLPGKKALIVISSGKSIRENGYLDRLEKELVLADVSYAVFDKILPNPIKSHVMEGAAFAKKEGCDFVIGLGGGSSIDSAKSIAVMAANEGDYWDYIGGGSGKGLPVPNAPLPVVAITTTAGTGTEIDPWTVITKEDTEEKIGFGYDKTFPVLSVVDPDLMLTVPPHLTAYQGFDALFHSTEGYINKTAFVMSDMYALKAIELIGRSLPSAVKNGKDDKAREEVALANTLSGMVESTSGCTSEHSLEHALSAYHPSLPHGAGLIMISRAYYTHFAMSHSCDDRLIHMAKALGKKDAKEPMDFVYALTELQEACGVSELKMSDYGIKEAELKKYVEKAYETMGGLFEVDPAPLTKGDCLAILRASYR
- a CDS encoding DUF438 domain-containing protein — protein: MSESINNREYRQKVLKQVITELHEGKTVEEVKGIFEAAFQGVSATEISEAEGALMAGGLPVEEIQRLCDVHAAVFKGSIEEIHQPTDQTQIPGHPANTLIRENRVIEKIIEKELRPYLKEDTKENLSNVANGLQKLSSIDVHYLRKENLIFPYMEKYGITAPPKVMWGVDDEIRDMIKELQNNLNNLEWVQIQEKAEEAITKITEMIFKEENILLPMLLETLTQDEWKKIAAESGELGYLVEKVPAWNPVEEYQPAVKEEKSQAGVITMPTGVFHLEELVRMLDTLPFDITFVDKNDVVKYFSQGPDRVFPRTKAVIGRNVSNCHPPASVHIVEQLVADFKSGKKDNEDFWIKMKDKYILIRYFAVRSEGGEFLGVLEVTQDIKPIQEITGEKRLVGPE